The Balnearium lithotrophicum DNA window CTCTCCAAGCGTTTGAGCCTACAATGGCAGAAACGTGCCCAGGAGCTATAAATGCATCTACTCCAACCTCTGAATCCTTTACAAGGACTTCCATGATTTCTGGGGTAAGCTTCTGTGATGTTAAAAGATAGAAGTTCTCAGGAACGCCCATCTCAAGTAAAGCAGCTGTTGGGGCTGTTGTTGTTTCAAAACCTATTGAGAAAAATACTATTTTCTTGTCAGGATTTTCCTCTGCAATTTTCAAAACCTCATGGGGAGCAGAAACCATCTTATAGTTTCCGCCGTTTGAGCGAATTGAACCAATCCTTGTAGGAACCCTCAGCATATCCCCGTAAGTACAGAGGATGGTATCATCCCTTTTTGATAGATTAATCGCATTTATAACATCACTTTCAGAACAGACGCAGACTGGACATCCAGGTCCAGGAACGAGTTCAATGTTTTTTGGAATTAGAGAACGAAGACCGTAGTAGGTAATCGTGTGCTCGTGAGAACCACACACGTTCATAATCTTTACTTTTCTATCCTTAGGGGCAACATCCTCTATTGCCCTTACAATATCCCTTATTTTTTCCCTCATAACTACCTCGCAGGAATTATTTTTAGTCCAAAAAGGTAAACAAGTAAAAACAGGGCAACTGTCGGAACAACACTGAACTGAAAAACCATTGCACTGAGAATCGAAAATTGAACGACGGCAGCTTTTAGGGGAAATATTCCCGAAAGTAAGAGTCCTACCATTACCCCAGGAATGTGAACAATTCCTGCAGAGCGAAACATGTCCCTAACGGGAACGGTAATGTCGTCTATAAGTTCCCTGAATATAAACTTAAAAACGGTTAAATCTGAAGCTCCTAAGGCAAACATTCCTAAGATGACGTCCTCTAAATCCCTGAGCTTCGACTTGTAGTATCTGAAAGCTAAGGATAAACTTCTCATTCCCGCTGCGGTAATTATCCCTGCAAGTGGAATTATCGAATTTGCATTTAAGTTTAATATTCCAACGAGGTAGAAAATAAAGAGAACAAGGGATGAGGAGAGGGAAATTGAGAAAAAAACAATGGGAAATACCTTCCAGAATGGGTAGGGAAATGGTTTCAACCGCCTGTAGGAAATCCATGATGCGTTGAAGAAGAAAAAGAGAACAAATAGAAAATTGATTA harbors:
- the hypD gene encoding hydrogenase formation protein HypD is translated as MREKIRDIVRAIEDVAPKDRKVKIMNVCGSHEHTITYYGLRSLIPKNIELVPGPGCPVCVCSESDVINAINLSKRDDTILCTYGDMLRVPTRIGSIRSNGGNYKMVSAPHEVLKIAEENPDKKIVFFSIGFETTTAPTAALLEMGVPENFYLLTSQKLTPEIMEVLVKDSEVGVDAFIAPGHVSAIVGSNAWRVFPEEFGIPTVVAGFEPENLLLAVLRILIQIREGKSDLENVYRGVVRPEGNRRAQELMYKYFEKADVNWRGIGNIPKSGLELRPEYSYLNAKVAFELPEIKEKKIPGCICDRVVLGKAYPSDCKLFKRSCTPRNPKGPCMVSLEGACNIWYRFGGNEN
- a CDS encoding ABC transporter permease, with translation MNHLILTVIASYLLLLFVSFIDRTFGVKAWKELLVTSFLSLIQLLLIAFVILYLVKLKLTVINFLFVLFFFFNASWISYRRLKPFPYPFWKVFPIVFFSISLSSSLVLFIFYLVGILNLNANSIIPLAGIITAAGMRSLSLAFRYYKSKLRDLEDVILGMFALGASDLTVFKFIFRELIDDITVPVRDMFRSAGIVHIPGVMVGLLLSGIFPLKAAVVQFSILSAMVFQFSVVPTVALFLLVYLFGLKIIPAR